One window from the genome of Thermus sediminis encodes:
- a CDS encoding thiolase family protein — MQEVYIVSAARTPIGRFGGVLKDVSPVELGAHAMRAALERAGVEGKDLDLYVFGNVLRAGHGQLLPRQAALRAGIPKEVDGYGVDMVCASGMMALINADQFIRTGEAHLVLAGGMESMSQAGFYLSHRARWGYKFLMGAPEGLQDILLRDGLSDPFTGEAMGEQAERLAQDYGVGREEVDEAAYLSHRRAWEATEGGLFAFEIAPLEVPGKKGPVVVEKDEGIRPETTLESLAALRPAFRKDGILTAGNASQISDGAAALLLASGEAVRAHGLKPIAKVLGGAWAAGEPWRFPEAPIPAVRRLLERLGMRISDFGLFENNEAFALNNILFSRLLSVPYERLNVFGGAVALGHPIGASGARIVVTLLNALRVRGEERGLAAICHGTGGSTALAVERV; from the coding sequence ATGCAGGAGGTCTACATCGTTTCCGCGGCCAGGACCCCCATCGGCCGGTTCGGGGGGGTCCTGAAGGACGTGAGCCCCGTGGAGCTTGGGGCCCACGCCATGCGGGCGGCCCTGGAGCGGGCCGGGGTGGAGGGGAAGGACCTGGACCTCTACGTCTTCGGCAACGTCCTAAGGGCGGGGCACGGGCAGCTTTTGCCCAGGCAGGCGGCCCTTAGGGCGGGCATCCCCAAGGAGGTGGACGGGTACGGGGTGGACATGGTCTGCGCCTCGGGGATGATGGCCCTCATCAACGCCGACCAGTTCATCAGGACGGGGGAGGCCCACCTGGTCCTGGCCGGGGGGATGGAGTCCATGAGCCAGGCGGGCTTCTACCTCTCCCACCGGGCCCGGTGGGGGTACAAGTTCCTCATGGGGGCCCCGGAGGGGCTACAGGACATCCTCCTCCGGGACGGGCTTTCCGACCCCTTCACGGGGGAGGCCATGGGGGAGCAGGCGGAAAGGCTGGCCCAGGACTACGGGGTGGGGCGGGAGGAGGTGGACGAGGCCGCCTACCTCTCCCACCGGCGGGCCTGGGAGGCCACGGAGGGGGGCCTCTTCGCCTTTGAGATCGCTCCCCTCGAGGTCCCGGGGAAGAAGGGCCCGGTGGTGGTGGAGAAGGACGAGGGCATCCGCCCCGAGACCACCCTCGAGTCCCTGGCCGCCCTGAGGCCCGCCTTCCGGAAGGACGGCATCCTCACCGCGGGCAACGCCAGCCAGATCTCCGACGGGGCGGCGGCCCTTCTCCTGGCCTCGGGGGAGGCGGTGCGGGCCCACGGGCTTAAGCCCATCGCCAAGGTATTGGGCGGGGCCTGGGCCGCCGGGGAGCCCTGGCGCTTCCCCGAGGCCCCCATCCCCGCGGTGAGGCGGCTTCTGGAGAGGTTGGGCATGAGGATCTCGGACTTCGGCCTCTTTGAGAACAACGAGGCCTTCGCCCTGAACAACATCCTCTTCAGCCGCCTCCTCTCCGTCCCCTACGAGCGCCTCAACGTCTTCGGGGGGGCGGTGGCCCTGGGCCACCCCATCGGGGCGAGCGGGGCCAGGATCGTGGTGACCCTCCTGAACGCCCTCCGGGTGAGGGGGGAGGAAAGGGGCCTCGCCGCCATCTGCCACGGGACCGGGGGGTCCACGGCGTTGGCGGTGGAGCGGGTGTAG
- a CDS encoding type II secretion system protein, with the protein MLNKGFSLPEIVVVLAAIGVLASLLIANLLSARRLAEDRLALAHAHNVLKAAWAHVAEDPGASPVGGDCTDGFAAGSYSVPDPGPGVASCQVTWTGQFFRVEVQSRSGGSFTLP; encoded by the coding sequence ATGCTCAACAAGGGATTTTCCCTTCCAGAAATCGTCGTGGTTTTAGCTGCCATCGGGGTCCTCGCTTCGCTTCTGATAGCCAACCTCTTAAGCGCTCGCAGGCTCGCCGAGGACCGACTGGCCCTGGCCCACGCCCACAATGTCCTGAAGGCCGCCTGGGCCCATGTGGCCGAGGACCCCGGGGCCTCCCCTGTGGGCGGGGACTGCACGGACGGCTTCGCGGCGGGAAGCTACAGCGTCCCGGACCCCGGGCCTGGGGTGGCCTCCTGCCAGGTCACCTGGACGGGGCAGTTCTTCCGGGTGGAGGTGCAAAGCCGCTCGGGCGGGAGCTTCACCCTGCCCTAG
- a CDS encoding DUF503 domain-containing protein, with amino-acid sequence MKVYLGLYTARLETGARSLKEKRALIKPALERVKARFPVSAARLHGLDAWGYEVVGLSLLGNDPKWVEETLWAAARFLAQNGAFRVALEEFRLEAFELDGVL; translated from the coding sequence ATGAAGGTGTACCTCGGCCTCTACACCGCCAGGCTGGAAACCGGGGCCCGGAGCCTCAAGGAGAAGCGGGCCCTCATCAAGCCTGCCCTGGAGAGGGTGAAGGCCCGCTTCCCCGTGTCCGCCGCCAGGCTCCACGGCCTGGACGCCTGGGGGTACGAGGTGGTGGGCCTGAGCCTCCTGGGGAACGACCCAAAGTGGGTGGAGGAAACCCTGTGGGCAGCGGCCCGCTTCCTGGCGCAAAATGGGGCCTTCCGCGTGGCCCTGGAGGAGTTCCGCCTCGAGGCCTTTGAGCTGGACGGGGTCCTCTAG
- a CDS encoding type II secretion system protein, with translation MRTKGFTLIELLIVIAIIGILAAVLVPNLLNARRTATQQAAVAHGQNVYKVVAAYLAESPQHSAQDINDTNCADGFTAGSFSVGQAPAGVGCTYNATGPDSFTITVTAPGNFSKTFP, from the coding sequence ATGCGGACTAAAGGCTTTACCCTGATTGAGCTCCTGATCGTCATCGCCATCATCGGCATCCTGGCGGCGGTGCTGGTGCCCAACCTGCTCAACGCCCGGCGCACGGCCACCCAGCAGGCGGCGGTGGCCCATGGGCAGAACGTCTACAAGGTGGTCGCCGCCTATCTGGCCGAGAGTCCTCAGCATTCAGCCCAGGACATCAACGACACAAACTGCGCCGATGGCTTCACGGCCGGTTCCTTTAGCGTTGGACAGGCTCCCGCTGGTGTGGGTTGCACTTACAACGCTACCGGCCCCGATAGCTTCACGATTACCGTCACCGCTCCCGGCAACTTCTCTAAGACGTTCCCCTAA
- a CDS encoding nucleotidyltransferase family protein, which yields MTPQVPFPSQALAEVCRRYGVRRLLLFGSFARGEADKESDVDLVVEFFPGRTPGLGFVRLQEELTRLFGRRVDLHTPGSLSPYLREEVLKEARPIHEAA from the coding sequence ATGACCCCGCAGGTACCCTTCCCTTCCCAAGCCCTGGCGGAGGTCTGCCGTCGGTACGGGGTCCGGCGCCTCCTCCTCTTCGGCTCCTTCGCCCGGGGCGAGGCCGACAAGGAAAGCGACGTGGACCTCGTGGTGGAGTTCTTCCCCGGGCGCACCCCAGGCCTGGGCTTTGTGAGGCTTCAGGAGGAGCTGACCCGCCTCTTCGGGCGCAGGGTGGACCTCCACACCCCGGGAAGCCTGAGCCCTTACCTTCGGGAGGAGGTCCTGAAGGAGGCCCGCCCTATCCATGAGGCGGCGTAG
- a CDS encoding SDR family NAD(P)-dependent oxidoreductase — protein MARLQGKVALITGASGGIGLAISKLFAQEGARVFMTDIDEDALKKAVEAIGPDRSAYAVADVTKAEDNEGSVKACVDAFGGLDIFVANAGIEGAVQPIVSYPMDTFEKVLAVNVKGVWLGLKYAIPAIAQRGGGSIVIISSVAGVIGSPGFSAYVASKHAVIGLMRTAALETADQKIRVNCVNPGPVETRMMRSIETMAAGGDEAASAGVKSQFEQRIPLKRYATPEEVAYLTLFLASDESSYITGQIHLIDGGMRAG, from the coding sequence ATGGCACGTTTACAGGGTAAAGTCGCACTTATCACCGGTGCTTCGGGCGGAATCGGTCTGGCGATCTCGAAACTGTTCGCCCAGGAAGGCGCGCGCGTCTTCATGACCGATATTGATGAGGATGCGCTGAAGAAGGCTGTTGAGGCGATCGGCCCCGATCGCTCAGCCTATGCGGTGGCCGATGTCACAAAGGCGGAAGACAACGAGGGGTCGGTCAAAGCCTGCGTCGACGCCTTTGGCGGGTTGGATATTTTCGTCGCCAATGCCGGCATCGAGGGTGCCGTACAGCCGATCGTCAGCTACCCGATGGATACCTTTGAAAAGGTGCTGGCCGTCAATGTCAAGGGCGTGTGGCTGGGGTTGAAGTACGCCATCCCCGCCATCGCCCAGCGGGGCGGTGGCAGCATCGTGATCATTTCGTCGGTCGCCGGCGTGATCGGCTCGCCAGGCTTCTCGGCTTACGTCGCCAGCAAACATGCCGTCATCGGCTTAATGCGAACGGCAGCGCTGGAAACCGCAGACCAAAAGATCCGCGTCAACTGCGTCAACCCCGGCCCGGTGGAGACCCGCATGATGCGCTCGATCGAGACGATGGCAGCAGGCGGCGATGAAGCGGCAAGCGCTGGGGTCAAAAGCCAGTTCGAGCAGCGCATCCCTCTGAAGCGCTACGCCACGCCCGAAGAAGTTGCGTACCTGACGTTGTTCCTGGCTAGCGACGAAAGCAGCTATATCACCGGCCAGATCCACTTGATCGACGGCGGCATGCGCGCCGGCTAA
- a CDS encoding DUF433 domain-containing protein yields the protein MVDLIVADPEVMGGKPVVAGTRITVEEILRRLAAGESPEALLEALPRLTPEGLRTALLYAAEVLGAERVYPYPDQAA from the coding sequence GTGGTGGACCTCATCGTGGCGGACCCTGAGGTGATGGGAGGGAAGCCTGTAGTGGCGGGGACCCGGATCACCGTGGAGGAGATCCTCCGCCGCCTCGCCGCTGGGGAGAGCCCAGAGGCCCTCCTGGAAGCCCTCCCCCGGCTGACCCCGGAGGGCCTGCGCACCGCTTTGCTCTACGCGGCCGAGGTCCTCGGGGCAGAGAGGGTCTACCCCTACCCGGACCAAGCCGCGTGA
- a CDS encoding HepT-like ribonuclease domain-containing protein: MLAAIANIQAFVQGLDQESFVKDTKTLRAVTYEFVVIGEAVARLPEEFLEAYPQLPWRAIKALRNYAVHEYVRLSPQVLWQIVSEELEPLKRELERILKDL, encoded by the coding sequence ATGCTGGCGGCCATCGCCAACATCCAGGCCTTTGTTCAGGGCCTGGACCAGGAGAGTTTTGTAAAGGACACCAAGACCCTCCGAGCGGTGACCTACGAGTTTGTGGTCATAGGCGAAGCGGTGGCCCGTCTCCCCGAGGAGTTTTTGGAGGCTTACCCACAGCTGCCTTGGAGGGCCATAAAGGCCCTTCGGAACTACGCCGTGCACGAGTACGTTCGCCTGAGTCCACAGGTCCTTTGGCAGATCGTCAGCGAGGAGCTTGAGCCTCTTAAGCGGGAGCTGGAGCGCATCCTGAAAGACCTCTAA
- a CDS encoding pilus assembly PilX N-terminal domain-containing protein: MRKGIATPITLVVLMVVFTSLLAATGYMALGALRGGASERATYQAFTLAESALEALPLLVRCGRDLPTDYTLGPGLEASYRYPDGQTAVPPGGGTVRVQAVAQSGGTRARVERTFSVSCGFTGAIPAALTSRPRIEVRGDAQVIGQDFGSATGLLEVTTTSLFLNLLVPPSGSFTLGVQDATLIPLGSYVQIPTGGAPKTYRVEGKDGNTLTLSPLFTPGPTDLVLPGAQVHLVQFGVKSYGPPDTLFLNDARGLIPGQTIRVNGLEGTLREVDLATGRVAVEWRGPPPTAIPEGTPLVPQVLGAASALTMGTSGRGAILHGAAENSRMVPNDPDELFLRVFGMPKAAFLELYPPVSSFNGTLRDWEIRVVRGPLQLTGGNRLCGAGVLVVLGNLTVNGSCSQGFRGLIYVAGDYDQQGNAVLTGAVVVEGVADLQSCTGNECWTQIAGTGQGGGKIVYDPQVLQGLRVASGGTRVVAVPGTWRRL, from the coding sequence ATGAGGAAGGGTATTGCAACCCCTATTACCCTGGTGGTCCTGATGGTGGTCTTCACGAGCCTTCTTGCGGCCACCGGCTACATGGCCTTGGGCGCCCTAAGGGGCGGGGCCTCCGAGCGGGCCACGTACCAGGCCTTTACCCTGGCGGAAAGCGCCCTCGAGGCCCTTCCCCTCCTGGTCCGGTGCGGGAGAGACCTGCCGACGGATTACACCCTAGGCCCTGGCTTGGAGGCCAGCTACAGGTACCCCGATGGGCAAACGGCCGTACCCCCAGGCGGGGGAACGGTCAGGGTTCAGGCGGTGGCCCAGTCTGGGGGGACGAGGGCCCGAGTAGAACGGACCTTTTCCGTGAGTTGCGGGTTCACAGGGGCCATCCCCGCTGCCCTCACCTCGAGGCCCCGCATAGAGGTCAGAGGGGACGCCCAGGTCATCGGCCAGGACTTCGGGAGCGCCACGGGGCTCCTCGAGGTCACCACAACTAGCCTGTTCTTGAACCTCCTCGTGCCCCCAAGCGGGAGCTTCACCCTAGGCGTTCAGGACGCCACCCTGATCCCCCTCGGTAGCTACGTGCAGATCCCCACCGGAGGCGCTCCGAAGACCTACCGGGTGGAGGGCAAGGATGGGAACACCCTCACCCTCAGCCCCCTCTTCACCCCAGGCCCCACGGACCTCGTCCTTCCGGGGGCCCAGGTCCACCTGGTGCAGTTTGGCGTGAAGTCCTATGGCCCCCCGGACACCCTGTTCCTCAACGACGCCCGCGGCCTAATCCCAGGGCAGACCATTAGAGTGAACGGCCTCGAGGGCACCCTCCGCGAGGTGGACCTGGCCACGGGACGGGTGGCCGTGGAGTGGAGGGGGCCCCCTCCCACCGCCATCCCCGAGGGCACGCCCCTGGTCCCCCAGGTCCTGGGGGCGGCCAGCGCCCTGACCATGGGCACAAGCGGAAGGGGGGCGATCCTGCACGGCGCGGCCGAAAACTCCCGCATGGTCCCCAACGATCCCGACGAGCTCTTCCTACGCGTCTTCGGCATGCCCAAGGCCGCCTTCCTGGAACTGTACCCCCCTGTTTCCTCCTTCAACGGAACCCTGCGGGACTGGGAGATCAGGGTGGTCCGGGGGCCCCTCCAGCTCACCGGGGGCAACCGGCTCTGCGGGGCGGGCGTCCTCGTGGTCCTCGGGAACCTCACGGTGAACGGCTCCTGCTCCCAGGGCTTCCGGGGGCTCATCTACGTGGCGGGGGATTACGACCAGCAGGGCAACGCGGTCCTAACCGGGGCCGTGGTGGTGGAGGGCGTGGCGGACTTGCAGAGCTGCACCGGCAACGAGTGCTGGACCCAGATCGCCGGCACGGGCCAAGGGGGCGGCAAGATCGTCTACGATCCCCAGGTGCTCCAAGGGCTTAGGGTGGCCAGCGGGGGAACCCGGGTGGTGGCCGTACCCGGCACCTGGAGGCGCCTATGA
- a CDS encoding Uma2 family endonuclease, with amino-acid sequence MGVAKAVRPLTLEEYLALEREATQKHELVEGFPYAMAGASDRHNRVVVNLVLALGPLVRKKGCRLYASDMRLKVDAATVYYPDLMVVCEEDPGEYYKERPCLVIEVLSESTEGTDRREKLRKYLGLPTLQAYLLVDSRAPQAFGYYREEGGWVYQEVEEGRLPLPCLEGFLDLQEVYADL; translated from the coding sequence ATGGGCGTGGCCAAGGCGGTGCGGCCCCTCACCCTGGAGGAGTACCTGGCCCTGGAGCGGGAGGCCACGCAGAAGCACGAGCTGGTGGAAGGTTTCCCCTACGCCATGGCCGGGGCCAGCGACCGGCACAACCGGGTGGTGGTAAACCTGGTCCTGGCCCTAGGCCCCCTGGTTCGGAAAAAGGGGTGCCGCCTCTACGCAAGCGACATGCGGCTCAAGGTGGACGCGGCCACGGTCTACTACCCCGACCTCATGGTGGTCTGCGAAGAGGACCCGGGGGAGTACTACAAGGAAAGGCCCTGCTTGGTGATAGAGGTCCTCTCGGAGTCCACGGAGGGCACAGACCGGAGGGAAAAGCTCCGCAAGTACCTGGGCTTGCCCACCCTTCAGGCCTACTTGCTGGTGGACTCCCGCGCTCCCCAGGCCTTCGGCTACTACCGGGAGGAAGGGGGCTGGGTCTACCAGGAGGTGGAGGAGGGCCGCCTGCCCCTCCCCTGCTTAGAGGGGTTTTTGGACCTCCAAGAGGTGTACGCAGACCTCTAA
- a CDS encoding PulJ/GspJ family protein, whose amino-acid sequence MRKGFSLLETLVALAVLAVFTAALLAFTQGSLGANRLARKQAQLLEELKDAAGYLADTLQEAQRVFNSTTLNGQACAPPTCLAVLVPDPVNPGKCALRAYRLEPRSGVGEDYKAPDPWADTHTLMLREYRLSNLGCNTATFSNAQPYVVLDLVDNDPNLAPFRVGASPTSITLNIRLKAQEAGRTLRVPGPNEAYTIRVYPRNVP is encoded by the coding sequence ATGAGAAAGGGATTCTCCCTGCTGGAGACCCTGGTGGCCTTGGCGGTGCTGGCCGTCTTCACCGCCGCCCTCCTCGCCTTCACCCAGGGGAGCTTAGGGGCCAACCGCCTCGCCCGCAAACAGGCGCAACTCCTAGAGGAGCTCAAGGACGCCGCGGGCTACCTGGCGGACACCCTCCAGGAAGCGCAACGGGTGTTCAACTCCACCACCCTAAACGGGCAAGCCTGCGCTCCCCCCACCTGCTTAGCCGTCCTAGTGCCAGACCCCGTAAACCCGGGAAAATGCGCCCTAAGGGCCTACCGCCTAGAACCGCGGTCCGGGGTCGGGGAGGACTACAAGGCCCCCGACCCCTGGGCCGACACCCACACCCTCATGCTCAGGGAGTACCGCCTCAGCAACCTAGGGTGCAACACCGCCACCTTCAGCAACGCCCAGCCCTACGTGGTGCTGGACCTGGTGGACAACGACCCCAACCTGGCCCCTTTCCGGGTGGGCGCCTCCCCCACCTCCATTACCCTCAACATCCGGCTCAAAGCCCAGGAAGCGGGGCGCACCTTGCGCGTCCCCGGTCCCAACGAGGCCTATACCATCCGGGTCTACCCCCGGAACGTCCCGTAG
- a CDS encoding nucleotidyltransferase family protein: protein MGLEEVRAILEAHRGELKALGVREVYVFGSIARGEASPESDVDLIVVLERPLGFAFFELKERLEAWLGRSVDLTTPDGLREDLRESALRGAVRAA from the coding sequence ATGGGCCTCGAGGAGGTGCGGGCCATTTTGGAAGCCCACCGGGGGGAGCTTAAGGCTCTTGGCGTTCGGGAGGTCTATGTGTTTGGCTCCATCGCCCGGGGCGAGGCCAGCCCGGAGAGCGACGTGGACCTCATCGTGGTGCTGGAGCGCCCTCTGGGATTCGCCTTCTTTGAACTGAAGGAGCGCCTGGAAGCCTGGCTTGGCCGATCTGTGGACCTCACAACCCCTGATGGCCTGCGGGAGGACCTCAGGGAAAGCGCTTTGCGGGGCGCCGTTCGTGCGGCCTAG
- the trpS gene encoding tryptophan--tRNA ligase, translated as MKRVLSGIQPSGEIHIGNYLGAIQQWVEIGEKLGRDALFCIVDYHALTNPLAYDPATLAQRTFEAALVNMAAGLDPEKVTLFAQSHVPEHTELAWVFTTLTPLGDLTRMTQFKDKAAKQETVWSGLLMYPVLQAADILIYKADTVPVGEDQVQHIELTREIARRFNHLFGETFPEPEALLNPKAPRVPGIDGKAKMSKSLGNTIGLLEAEESIWEKIRHLPDDPQRIRLQDPGDPGRTVVFTYLSYFAPEEVVEALKEEYRRAGVGTLAVKRILFEHLMRALRPIRERAEALKRDPDYVMDALLEGAKRARAIAQVTMEEVRDRVGLLLPKRRPVLR; from the coding sequence ATGAAGCGCGTCCTCTCCGGCATCCAGCCCTCGGGGGAGATCCACATCGGCAACTACCTGGGGGCCATCCAGCAGTGGGTGGAGATCGGGGAGAAGCTGGGCCGGGACGCCCTTTTCTGCATCGTGGACTACCACGCCCTCACCAACCCCCTGGCCTACGACCCCGCCACGCTGGCCCAGCGCACCTTTGAGGCAGCCCTGGTCAACATGGCGGCGGGGCTGGACCCGGAAAAGGTCACCCTCTTCGCCCAGTCCCACGTGCCCGAACACACCGAGCTCGCCTGGGTCTTCACCACCCTCACCCCCTTGGGGGACCTGACCCGCATGACCCAGTTCAAGGACAAGGCCGCCAAGCAGGAGACGGTCTGGAGCGGACTCCTCATGTACCCCGTCCTTCAGGCGGCGGACATCCTCATCTACAAGGCGGACACTGTCCCCGTGGGGGAGGACCAGGTGCAGCACATTGAGCTCACGCGGGAGATCGCCCGCCGCTTCAACCATCTCTTTGGGGAGACCTTCCCCGAGCCCGAGGCCCTCCTGAACCCCAAGGCCCCCCGGGTGCCGGGGATTGACGGCAAGGCCAAGATGAGCAAGTCCCTGGGGAACACCATCGGCCTCCTGGAGGCGGAGGAGAGCATTTGGGAGAAGATCCGCCACCTCCCCGATGACCCCCAGCGGATCCGCCTCCAAGACCCTGGGGACCCAGGGCGGACCGTGGTCTTCACCTACCTCTCCTACTTCGCCCCGGAGGAGGTGGTGGAGGCCCTGAAGGAGGAGTACCGCCGGGCGGGGGTGGGGACCCTCGCCGTGAAGCGCATCCTCTTTGAGCACCTCATGCGCGCCCTAAGGCCCATCCGGGAGCGGGCTGAGGCCCTGAAGCGGGACCCAGACTACGTGATGGACGCCCTCCTCGAGGGGGCCAAACGGGCCCGCGCCATCGCCCAGGTCACCATGGAGGAGGTGCGGGATCGGGTGGGCCTCCTTCTGCCCAAGAGGCGGCCGGTGCTCCGTTGA
- a CDS encoding GspH/FimT family protein, which translates to MRRGLSLLELLIVLAVLGLLAGLGTPNLLRFRAQAELDEAARSLAQAFQYARTEAKRTNSPRCVRVWREGFAVGGECANLNAPTQRLSQAIVDGTNHRNFPPLDVAFHPPYGTTDAPLKKFTLKHARYPGLMRNVHVIGVTGRVVVR; encoded by the coding sequence ATGAGGCGGGGCCTTTCCCTGTTGGAGCTCCTGATCGTGCTCGCCGTCCTGGGCCTCCTCGCCGGCCTCGGAACCCCCAACCTCCTCCGCTTTCGGGCCCAGGCGGAGCTGGACGAGGCCGCCCGCTCCCTGGCCCAGGCCTTCCAGTACGCCCGGACCGAGGCCAAGCGAACCAATAGCCCAAGGTGCGTCCGGGTTTGGCGGGAGGGCTTTGCCGTGGGGGGCGAGTGCGCCAACCTCAACGCCCCCACCCAGAGGCTATCCCAAGCGATCGTGGACGGGACCAACCACAGGAACTTCCCACCCCTGGACGTGGCCTTCCACCCCCCGTACGGCACCACGGACGCACCCCTGAAGAAGTTCACCCTTAAGCACGCCCGCTACCCAGGGCTCATGAGGAACGTGCACGTGATCGGTGTGACGGGAAGGGTGGTGGTGCGGTGA
- a CDS encoding prepilin-type N-terminal cleavage/methylation domain-containing protein codes for MKKGFSLLELLVALAVFGLLSAAILGGLLGVFQVNRGASLEARAVVVAKDYLERARRESTYNNALRLPPLGQTAGFSVALAAAGRLDPTQPLSFAPCAGDPSSGYTCTVACSPGPCRLVAVRLTLEGGGRTYTFYREWPL; via the coding sequence GTGAAAAAGGGCTTTTCCCTGCTGGAGCTTCTGGTGGCCCTCGCCGTCTTCGGCCTCCTCAGCGCCGCCATTCTCGGGGGGCTCCTCGGGGTCTTCCAGGTGAACCGGGGCGCTAGCCTGGAAGCCCGGGCGGTGGTGGTGGCCAAGGACTACCTGGAGCGGGCAAGGAGGGAGAGCACCTACAATAACGCGCTCCGCCTTCCCCCCTTGGGCCAGACCGCTGGCTTCAGCGTGGCCCTGGCGGCGGCGGGGCGCCTGGACCCGACCCAGCCCCTTAGCTTCGCCCCTTGCGCCGGGGACCCCTCCTCGGGGTACACCTGCACGGTGGCCTGCTCCCCGGGTCCCTGCCGCCTGGTGGCGGTGAGGCTCACCCTCGAGGGCGGGGGCAGGACCTACACCTTCTACCGGGAGTGGCCGCTATGA